The Pempheris klunzingeri isolate RE-2024b chromosome 16, fPemKlu1.hap1, whole genome shotgun sequence genome includes the window aaatctaatgtGTCAGTTTCTGAGATCTCCTAATGTCACCTGGCCTGTAAGTTTTCCACACTCTCCGTGAGAATGAAGGGgttgtgtgtgatgatgtaGCCAAAGCGAGAGTCCTCCACCCCGATCTCTTTAAGAAACAGCAGCCTTGGGGCCACATCTGTGTTGAAGTTGAGCCTCAGCAGCATGGAGCCCACGTTGGGCCTTTGTTCAAGCTTCCAGAGGTTTACACCTGCAATGGGAGGATAAATGACCACAAATGTTTAGCCACCAAAGAGATTTGGGTTAGGCCACCATTTTAAGGCCAATACGTTTCCAAACTACAAGTCTGAGGTTTAATTACCTAGCTGTACCAGTTTGCTGAGTGTCTCAGACTTGTCGACATAGTCTCTAAGAGAGGTGGAGGCTGGAGGCATGGCAGAAGGTACAGTTATGCTTACAGCCTCTTTATCATCAATCTCCTCTACTGCTGAtaattcagcagcagcatctaGATCTGCAAAATagaggaaataaagacagaacaacttattaaaatcatttggaggtaaaaaataacattcaattcaaatgttaaattaaatgtttatattgTCAGCAACAGCAAACCAATACGTACCTAACGCCATCTGGCTTTCAGACACTGGCACAGCATCTCTGATTGGCAACAGGGAGCTCTTGTATGCTACAACATTAACTTCTGACAATTCTTCAGTACCCTTGTCTTCCTTGTCTGCCTCGGTTGACAGATGTTTAGCAGTTATGTGATTGTAATAGAACATCTGTTGTTTCCACCTCTGTCTTGTCTGAGACGTTGTATGATTTGCCTTGATTATCGTGGATCCATTTAAGAATTTGGTGGATAACCTTGTAACTGTGGAGCAATGGCGAACTTGAGAGGAATACTGCCAGGTACTCGCCACTGTCTTGGAGAGAAGAAGACTTCTGCACTGTAGACACAGCTGTGTAGAGGAGGAAGCCATGGCAATTCTGcaagaaaaataacattataaTAGCTTAAAGGGCATGCTAAACAATAtacaaatagcttttttttttagtatctCTAGTCAAGTACAGCTCACACTGTCTGAACAGTATTTTCTTAGAGCTGCATAGCATCACAACAAGAGTTTGTGGTTAGATCACATTACAACTATACACAGTTTATACAATTGCAAAGAATGCTggaataaattattattatggatAACACGTTACTTTACATACAGAGGTCGTTTCATGTGCATATATTGAGAGTGCAGTATACTGTGTGcttattatgttttattctataCATACTGTGTATTTTTATCTGCGAGACAAGACCTTGTTGAGGTCAATAAAGCTTCCCTGATTCTGATCATGTATGAATAATGCGTATGTTACAGTACAATAAGATGATGTAGTAATGCAGTACTATTTCAAGTGGACTGTTTTAGTCCTCTACCGGCTAATTTAGCTGGTCATGAGTTTCACAAtaagtgttattattatttacacagaGACATTGCTTTAGTGACAAATGATCTAGCTTCccatttgttatttattaacGCAGGTAAGGTATAAAACAAGTTTGAAAGCGAACTGTTGATCTGGAACAAGCTAGCTGGAGCCACATGCATCGTTAAATGCTAGCAAGAATTAACAAGCTTCTCTGAGCCAGGAAACAAAGCGGCCAAAGCCAACACATCATTCAAAATGATAACTTTTTACTCACAAATTATGAATCAAAACATTTACTCCTTAACTCAGCTCCGTCTACCAAGCAGCCGGGCAATGTCATCTGTTTTCACGTGTGCATTCACGGAAGGACATCACGGAAATCAGTCAATGTGGGATGTACCACAGCGATATATTTGTGGgtaaataaaatgcatataaTAAATTCTTGACGATATAAGATTTAAAATGCTGAATCTAATTAAATAAGTGTATTGTATTTAATGTtacaattatatttttgtataatctgtttatatttttagGTTTTCTAAATACTAGAAGCTGTATTGTAATATATAAAGACCCCTATTACCTCCGTGGTTCAGTCCGCCTTCAGGGTTAGTCCCTGAGTGGCATCTAGTCTTTCTGCCTTTGTGACTTTCTGTTTAAGACGCTAAAACTCATGaactaaactttttttaaaaaaaggactCTACAACATGGCAGTCACTGTGGCTCCCCGAACACGTCGGAGGGACGATGTCAACTATAAGTTACATTTCCGAATGATAAACGACCAACCAGTGGATGATATCTGCATTGACTTCTTCTATAAGCCACACACCATCTCACTCCTGACAGCTACTGTGCTCTGCCTAATGTACTTTGCGTTTACCAGGTAAAATACACTCTGAAAATGTAACTTTTCCTGCCCTGTTTTCAAAGCTACCAGTACAAAAAACATTCCTGTCCAATATCTAGCTGCCTGTAAGTGAATGTTATAATCACAGTGCTGAATATTTGGGAACATAAGCTGCCCTTTGTCAACATGTGATTCTGCATTGTTACAGGGATGATGAGCACTCTGACAACAACCTCCGGGTTGGTCTGTTGGTGGTTGTGTCTTTCTTCTTGGTCATCAGTGTCCTGGCCTTTCCTAATGGTAAGCTACTTAACCAAACGTGCCTTTGCTGCATCATTAAATGGTGTGTGATTAAGCACATGCTATTTTCTTAGTCACCTGACAAGAATCAGGAACAAGTTTGACCACTAGTGAAAAGTTTGTGTAATCTTTCAGGTACAAATAGTTGATATTCTCTCTTTCTAGCTGGTGAAGTGTGAGGATTTGTGCTCTTCTTTATCTTATGTAATAATAGATTTAATGCTTGGGGGATTCAGACTTAAGGTTATAGGAgtcaagcaatttgaagatgtcattgTGGGCTTTAGGAAACCGTGAAGgccattttcactattttctgacattctaTATACCAAGAGATTATTCACTTTGTCAAGAGGATAAGAGTCATATAAGattattttaacttttcaaagctttcaaccacattttGACATAATGTGATATCAAATGGTCGCATAAAGAGAGCTACATATTGTGTCTCCATTGAGAAAGAGATGTTAGATGTGGGTGGAAAGAAGAACCAAGTAAGTGGACCTTTACTTTGTCCCCACTGTGATTAGTGCAAACCCACCAAAAGTCACTCACCAATATAATGCTTTCTTCATCAGGACCTTTTACCAGACCACACCCAGCAATATGGCGGATGGTGTTTGGTGAGCATTCATCCACACCGGTTTCACTCACGTTGCATCATTTACATTAGCTTCATTTTTCTGCTTGGAtccagttttcatttttctttatccTCACTCACTTTCTCCCGGCCCGGATAGGTCTCAGCGTCTTGTACTTCCTGTTTCTCGTCTTTCTCATCTTCCTCAACTGGGACCAAGTAAAGGTGCTGTTGTACTGGCTGGACCCAAATCTGCGCTATGCCACACGGGAAGCCGATATCATGGTAAGTCAAGTCCACGTCACGGCTAACACTGTGTGTTGGAAGATAtgtgagaatgaatgaatgaatgaatgaatgcatagAAAAGGCTTCTCTGTGTCGGTTCTCTGTCCCAGACAAATTTTCTCACTTTGTTAAGACAAATGTACATATGTAAAGATGATCACACACAGATCTCTTATTATGAGAGACTAGATCAATATACAGGCTTGGTTATATTAATATAACGGTTATTTAGGTAATTTTATGGAGTTTCTGCTCTTGtgcatgtggtgtgtgttgtaCAGATTTTGAAGCCCTCTGAGACAACAGTTTACTTTGGCCTACATTTATAAAACTGTTTATATAATGCATAGGATCTCAAAACTAATTTTCTtttaactaaatatttaaaagtaaaagtaatatgAGAAGTAAATTAAGATGAGAACACTCCTTCTCTTTAGctgtaaaactgtttt containing:
- the mterf3 gene encoding transcription termination factor 3, mitochondrial, with the translated sequence MASSSTQLCLQCRSLLLSKTVASTWQYSSQVRHCSTVTRLSTKFLNGSTIIKANHTTSQTRQRWKQQMFYYNHITAKHLSTEADKEDKGTEELSEVNVVAYKSSLLPIRDAVPVSESQMALDLDAAAELSAVEEIDDKEAVSITVPSAMPPASTSLRDYVDKSETLSKLVQLGVNLWKLEQRPNVGSMLLRLNFNTDVAPRLLFLKEIGVEDSRFGYIITHNPFILTESVENLQARVNYLKLKKFSSETVASMVSRAPYLLNFSVKRLDNRLGFYQQQLNLSASNTRNVLARLPRLLCSSLEPVKENLKVCEIELGFKQNEIQHMVIAVPKVLTANKRKLTQIFDFLHNTMKVPHQLIAKFPQVLNTKFLRVRERHLFLEYLGKAQYDPTLPNYISLDRLVSVPDETFCTEVALAALNDFYLFQKTL